TCTGCTTGTAGATTTGCCAGTGCTTGTGCGCCATGTAGTATTTGCAGGCAAAGAGCAGCTCGCCACCAAGCACGGTGATGCGCCAGTCGAAGTCCGAAGGGGTGAAGCGCTGGGCTACGAGTAGCTCGGACGACTCAAACATCGCCGTGGTTTCGGCCAGCCACTCTTCGCGGGTCTCGGCCTTTTTGACGCCCATGGAAAACGACGAGTCCGGCTTCTTGATGACGACCGGTAAACCGATCTGCGCCAAAGCGGCCTCACGCATATCCTTGTCTAAGAGGAAGGTTTGCGGTGTCGGAATTTTTAGCCGCGACAGCAGCTCGGCCAGGAAAACTTTGTTCGCGCATTTGAGGATCGATTGGGCGTCGTCCATCACCACGAGGCCTTCGCGCTCGGCCTTGCGGGCAAAGCGGTAGGTGTAGTGGTTGACGGCGGTCGTCTCGCGGATGAAGAGGCCGTCGAACTCCGCGATCTCGCCATAGTCGTCCTTGCCGAGCAGTTCGCACTCAATGCCCATCCGGCGACCGGCGTCGATGAATTTTTCAATCGCGCGCGGGTTGGAGGCCTTCTGCGCGGGGTCGTCCTTGTCGTAAAGAATGCCCAGGTAAAAGCGCGGCGGCGTCTTGCGGGGAGTGGTAGGCTGGCCTCGGGCAATGAAGCGCGCGAGCGCTTCGCCAAAGAACGCCTTGGAGCCTTCACCAATACCGGATAGCGGCAGCAGGTCCACGTTAGTCAGCGCCCAGCCGTCCGTGCCTTTGCGGAAAAACGCCTTGAGCAGCGGCGCGGGAAACAGATTAAAAATTTGCCGGCCCAAGCGCTCGTAAGCCTTCTCCTGTGTGCGGGAAAAGAAGACCTCCAGCTCGAATGATGTGCTGTCCTTGGGCAGGGAGCGCTTCATGGTTTCGTCGAGGTCG
This is a stretch of genomic DNA from Cerasicoccus sp. TK19100. It encodes these proteins:
- a CDS encoding RimK family protein, with translation MIPYLFVTDRPEKWASTFPADSLVTARDYLTDPSIAIRRGARVVNLCASYRYQTKGYYVSLVAEARRHRPLPAIDTVQDTKLPSIIRLLSADLDETMKRSLPKDSTSFELEVFFSRTQEKAYERLGRQIFNLFPAPLLKAFFRKGTDGWALTNVDLLPLSGIGEGSKAFFGEALARFIARGQPTTPRKTPPRFYLGILYDKDDPAQKASNPRAIEKFIDAGRRMGIECELLGKDDYGEIAEFDGLFIRETTAVNHYTYRFARKAEREGLVVMDDAQSILKCANKVFLAELLSRLKIPTPQTFLLDKDMREAALAQIGLPVVIKKPDSSFSMGVKKAETREEWLAETTAMFESSELLVAQRFTPSDFDWRITVLGGELLFACKYYMAHKHWQIYKQTSQRNTRAGRSEAIPPGQVPPKVLRAALKAAKAIGNGLYGVDLKELNGEVMVIEVNDNPSIDAGVEDELLSDELYRRVMSEFLRRMEHSTAARA